One Chryseobacterium indoltheticum DNA segment encodes these proteins:
- the bla-A gene encoding CGA/CIA family class A beta-lactamase produces the protein MKKTALLFLLVSAFTFAQKSALAQKVDSIIKDKKATVGVSVLGFEDAFKYNKNAETKLPMLSVFKFHIAATVLDLVDKGKLSLDQKILIKKSDLLENTWSPIREKYPDGNVELPLSEIINYTVAWSDNNGCDVLLRLIGGTQVVQKFMDSKGVKDFQIKHNEEQMHKGAKYLYENYTTTNSLSQLYKSFYDGKILSEKSTKFLYDIMLNTSTGGNKLKEQLPKQSIAHKTGSSGKDGDLTIAENDSGIVTLPNGKHYAIVVFISNSTETDEMNCKMISNISKAVWDHFNK, from the coding sequence ATGAAAAAAACAGCACTTCTTTTTCTATTGGTTTCAGCATTTACTTTTGCTCAGAAATCTGCTTTAGCGCAAAAGGTAGATTCAATTATTAAAGATAAAAAAGCGACTGTCGGAGTTTCTGTTTTAGGTTTTGAAGATGCTTTTAAATACAATAAAAATGCAGAGACAAAGTTACCTATGCTTAGTGTTTTTAAGTTTCATATTGCAGCAACAGTTCTAGATTTAGTAGATAAAGGAAAGCTTTCATTAGACCAGAAAATTTTAATAAAAAAAAGCGATTTGCTGGAAAATACCTGGTCGCCGATTCGGGAAAAATATCCTGACGGAAATGTAGAACTCCCATTAAGTGAAATCATCAATTATACTGTTGCATGGAGTGATAACAATGGTTGTGATGTATTATTAAGGTTAATCGGAGGCACACAAGTCGTGCAGAAATTTATGGATTCTAAAGGAGTGAAAGATTTTCAGATTAAACATAATGAAGAGCAAATGCACAAAGGAGCGAAATATTTGTATGAAAATTATACCACAACAAATTCTTTGAGCCAACTTTACAAAAGCTTCTACGATGGCAAAATTTTGTCTGAAAAATCAACAAAGTTTTTATATGACATCATGCTGAATACCTCTACCGGAGGAAATAAGCTAAAAGAACAGTTACCAAAGCAATCTATCGCTCACAAAACGGGATCTTCAGGGAAAGATGGAGACTTAACAATCGCAGAAAATGATTCGGGAATTGTTACTTTACCCAATGGCAAGCATTATGCAATAGTAGTATTTATTAGCAATTCTACCGAAACAGACGAGATGAATTGCAAGATGATTTCAAATATTTCAAAAGCAGTTTGGGATCATTTTAATAAGTAA
- a CDS encoding LytR/AlgR family response regulator transcription factor, translated as MIKCVILDDELLAISYLKLLCEQIENVEVVKAFNDPKIFLNEIKNIDCNLCILDIEMPGMTGLQVAELISDSKKIIFTTAYKEYAAEAFDLNVVDYVRKPIKKERLIQAFEKAKDLLSNTQKKEFIEWNTNIGKSTIFTEQIAYIKTSEIDSRDKDIILKDGTVIVLKNLNFKSLLEMLPSKDFAQVNKKEIIALSSVKVLSTNEIITTISNESDQFLKLQIGDTYRNSFMEMFGK; from the coding sequence ATGATAAAATGCGTTATTCTTGATGATGAATTGTTGGCAATAAGCTACCTTAAACTTTTATGTGAACAGATTGAAAATGTAGAAGTTGTAAAAGCTTTTAACGACCCAAAAATCTTTCTCAACGAAATAAAAAATATAGATTGCAACCTTTGTATTTTAGACATCGAAATGCCGGGAATGACCGGTTTGCAAGTGGCAGAACTGATTTCAGATTCCAAAAAAATCATATTTACAACCGCCTACAAAGAATATGCAGCAGAAGCGTTTGATCTGAATGTGGTAGATTATGTGCGGAAACCTATAAAAAAAGAAAGACTGATTCAGGCATTTGAAAAAGCAAAAGATCTTTTGAGCAATACTCAGAAAAAAGAATTTATAGAATGGAATACCAATATTGGTAAATCTACAATTTTCACAGAGCAGATTGCCTACATTAAAACTTCAGAAATCGACAGCCGCGATAAAGACATTATCCTTAAAGACGGAACGGTAATCGTACTTAAAAATCTTAATTTTAAATCTTTACTGGAAATGCTTCCATCCAAAGATTTCGCGCAGGTAAACAAAAAAGAGATTATTGCTTTATCTTCTGTAAAAGTTTTATCGACCAACGAAATAATCACAACGATATCCAATGAGTCTGATCAGTTTCTGAAACTTCAGATTGGTGACACCTATAGAAATTCTTTTATGGAAATGTTTGGAAAATAG
- a CDS encoding histidine kinase, which produces MDGNYYMIHDYLIFFGVFAIFFFLTVSIYLFSQNERLKNKNKKLSESNKLIEHKLNEFQLEHIGTKLNPHLFKNILNSVQSHAYQTYMSLDKLANVLDYILYESNNRFVSPKEELSFALSLIEINKIKVNPLFDFRIKSKIDKSDSIFEEKIFAPLITVDLIENAFKHTDFLAQDSFISIVLELEGGVFSMKVSNKASLKNVLHKDHSGFGSQSLDQRLKMIYTNFYSLQKNSKNGIFTAELTINLGEFYDKMRYS; this is translated from the coding sequence ATGGATGGCAATTACTACATGATTCATGATTATCTGATCTTTTTTGGAGTTTTTGCTATTTTCTTTTTTCTTACGGTGAGTATTTACCTTTTTAGCCAGAACGAACGACTAAAAAATAAAAACAAAAAACTTTCCGAAAGCAATAAACTCATCGAACATAAGTTAAATGAATTTCAGCTGGAACATATAGGAACCAAGCTCAATCCGCATTTATTTAAAAACATTCTCAATTCTGTACAGTCGCACGCTTATCAAACCTATATGTCGCTAGACAAACTGGCCAATGTTCTCGACTATATTTTATACGAAAGCAATAACAGATTTGTAAGTCCAAAAGAGGAACTGAGCTTCGCTTTAAGCCTTATCGAAATTAATAAAATCAAGGTCAATCCGCTTTTTGATTTTAGAATTAAATCTAAAATTGACAAATCTGATTCTATTTTCGAAGAAAAAATATTTGCTCCGCTGATCACTGTTGATCTAATTGAAAATGCTTTTAAACACACCGATTTTCTGGCTCAGGATTCCTTTATTTCTATTGTATTGGAACTTGAAGGTGGCGTTTTTTCGATGAAGGTAAGTAATAAAGCCTCACTTAAAAATGTATTGCATAAAGATCACAGCGGTTTTGGAAGCCAGTCTTTGGATCAACGTTTAAAAATGATCTACACCAATTTTTATTCGCTTCAAAAGAATTCAAAAAACGGTATCTTCACTGCAGAATTAACAATCAATTTAGGCGAGTTCTATGATAAAATGCGTTATTCTTGA